One region of Olleya sp. Hel_I_94 genomic DNA includes:
- a CDS encoding glutamate synthase subunit beta codes for MGKITGFLEFKRENESYIAPEKRIENYKEFTVPLPEDHLKDQGARCMDCGIPFCHSGCPLGNLIPDFNDKVYKGKWKEAAEILHKTNNFPEFTGRLCPAPCEEACVLGINEDPVTIENIEKNIVETAFNEGWIVANPPKIRTEKTVAVIGSGPAGLAAAQQLNRAGHTVTVFERDEKVGGLLRYGIPDFKMEKTVIDRRVAVLEEEGITFKTNAHVGVNIDANQLKDDFDAVVLCGGATVRRNIPIPGADLKGVTQAMDFLKLNNQYVDGLVDFKDIISAEGKDVIVIGGGDTGSDCIGTSNRHGATSVTNFEILSKPTEGRPAHQPWPYWPMKLKTTSSHQEGVERFFSISTKAFIGDKKGNLTGLKTVEVEWIFTPGERPQLKEVEGTEKEWKCNLALLALGFTGAEKTLADQFGLKMDFRTNIEASTKDYKTNIPGVFAAGDMRRGQSLIVWAISEGRQAAYHIDTYLMGESCLPLKDDSDLPRV; via the coding sequence ATGGGAAAGATAACAGGATTTTTAGAGTTTAAGCGTGAGAACGAAAGCTATATAGCGCCAGAAAAACGCATAGAGAATTACAAAGAATTTACGGTTCCGTTACCAGAAGACCACCTGAAAGATCAAGGCGCACGTTGCATGGATTGCGGAATTCCGTTTTGTCATAGTGGTTGTCCGCTTGGGAATTTAATTCCAGATTTTAACGATAAAGTCTACAAAGGAAAATGGAAAGAAGCTGCTGAAATTTTACACAAAACCAACAACTTCCCAGAGTTTACAGGACGTTTATGTCCAGCACCTTGCGAAGAAGCCTGTGTTTTAGGTATTAACGAAGACCCAGTAACCATAGAGAATATTGAAAAAAACATAGTAGAAACCGCCTTTAATGAAGGGTGGATTGTAGCAAATCCTCCAAAAATTAGAACCGAAAAAACAGTCGCTGTTATTGGCTCTGGACCAGCAGGATTAGCTGCTGCACAACAATTAAATCGTGCAGGACATACCGTTACCGTTTTTGAACGTGACGAAAAAGTTGGTGGTTTATTACGCTACGGAATTCCAGATTTTAAAATGGAAAAAACCGTGATTGACAGACGTGTTGCTGTTTTAGAAGAGGAAGGAATCACTTTTAAAACCAATGCTCATGTTGGTGTAAACATAGACGCAAACCAACTTAAAGACGATTTTGACGCAGTAGTTTTATGCGGTGGAGCAACGGTAAGAAGAAATATCCCAATTCCTGGAGCAGACTTAAAAGGGGTAACGCAAGCGATGGATTTCTTAAAACTAAATAATCAATACGTGGATGGTTTAGTGGATTTTAAAGATATTATTTCTGCAGAAGGAAAAGACGTTATCGTTATTGGTGGTGGAGATACCGGAAGCGATTGTATTGGAACCTCTAATCGTCATGGAGCAACTTCGGTTACCAATTTCGAAATTTTAAGTAAACCAACCGAAGGTCGTCCAGCACATCAACCTTGGCCATATTGGCCTATGAAGCTAAAAACAACCTCATCGCACCAAGAAGGTGTCGAACGTTTTTTTAGCATTTCTACTAAAGCATTTATTGGCGATAAAAAAGGAAACTTAACAGGCTTAAAAACGGTTGAAGTAGAATGGATTTTTACTCCAGGTGAAAGACCGCAACTTAAAGAAGTGGAAGGCACTGAAAAAGAATGGAAATGTAATTTAGCATTATTAGCACTTGGTTTTACAGGTGCCGAAAAAACGTTAGCAGACCAGTTTGGATTAAAAATGGATTTTAGAACCAATATTGAAGCCTCTACCAAAGATTACAAAACGAACATTCCTGGTGTTTTTGCTGCTGGAGATATGCGTCGTGGACAATCTTTAATTGTTTGGGCAATTTCTGAAGGAAGACAGGCAGCGTATCATATAGACACGTATTTGATGGGAGAGTCTTGTTTACCTTTAAAGGATGATAGCGATTTGCCTCGAGTTTAA
- a CDS encoding outer membrane beta-barrel protein has protein sequence MKQLLTLSLLLVATTLFAQEDANTPEKKFAFEGSVDAYYRTNLTAPNDENQIAPATSFADTGGFSLGMGNIIASYEKGRVGAVADLVFGPRGEAASATVLNQLFAFYNISENTKLTLGKFNTFLGYEVIAPAGNFNYSTSYLFSNGPFSHTGLKADFTLSEDFSLMLGVFNQTDVTEFNPDGSYAVGAQLGYDGQYLNLLYDAAGLGFEVDYTGGFDASEDFFVGINAAYADNDGEGFYGVDLYPQYGLSDTFTIGLRGEYFQTQSESVDDDPSVIGLTLTGSLVIDEDLIIKPEFRLDSSSEDDFIDTDLMATKSLGSFVLAAIYKF, from the coding sequence ATGAAACAATTATTGACCCTATCGCTTCTTTTGGTTGCAACAACGCTGTTTGCTCAAGAGGATGCTAATACCCCAGAAAAAAAGTTTGCTTTTGAAGGTAGTGTGGATGCATACTACAGAACCAATTTAACAGCGCCAAATGATGAAAATCAAATTGCGCCCGCAACATCTTTTGCAGATACGGGTGGATTCTCTTTAGGAATGGGAAATATTATTGCATCCTACGAAAAAGGACGTGTTGGAGCTGTTGCGGATTTAGTCTTTGGACCAAGAGGTGAGGCTGCAAGTGCAACAGTATTAAATCAGTTGTTTGCTTTTTATAATATTAGCGAAAACACCAAACTAACCTTAGGAAAGTTTAATACGTTTTTAGGTTACGAAGTTATTGCACCAGCAGGAAATTTTAACTATAGTACCTCTTATTTGTTTTCTAATGGACCATTCTCTCATACAGGTTTGAAAGCAGATTTTACTTTGTCAGAAGATTTTAGCTTAATGTTAGGGGTGTTTAATCAAACGGATGTTACGGAGTTTAATCCTGATGGAAGTTATGCAGTAGGTGCGCAATTAGGATATGACGGACAGTATTTAAATTTATTATATGATGCTGCTGGATTAGGTTTTGAAGTAGATTATACTGGAGGTTTTGATGCATCAGAAGACTTTTTTGTTGGTATCAATGCAGCGTATGCAGATAATGACGGTGAAGGATTTTATGGTGTGGATTTGTATCCTCAATATGGTCTTAGTGACACCTTTACTATAGGATTAAGAGGAGAGTATTTTCAAACGCAAAGCGAATCTGTAGATGATGATCCAAGTGTTATTGGATTAACGCTTACAGGTAGTTTAGTTATTGACGAAGACTTAATTATTAAACCAGAATTTAGACTTGATAGTAGTTCTGAAGACGATTTTATTGATACAGATTTAATGGCTACAAAAAGCTTAGGTTCTTTTGTTTTGGCAGCGATATATAAATTCTAA
- a CDS encoding ammonium transporter, which translates to MELLTINNVWMMICTALVFFMHLGFAFLEIGLTRQKNTLNILFKNIFIITVGLLLYCLVGFNLMYPGEFNGFIGFAGFGLDAPVTAEGALDLAYNEGYTYWTDFLFQGMFAATAATIVSGAVAERMKIGPFMIFTIIYVGLVYPIAGSWKWGGGFLDSLETPFYDFAGSTLVHSVGGWAALVAVCLLGPRIGKFKNGKLQAIPGHNIPLATAGVLILWLGWFGFNGGSVLSADPSLTSLTLVTTCLAAAAGGVVAALVSTVLYKNLDLTMFLNGILGGLVGITAGADQMSPTDAILIGVIAGAIIVFAVSLIDKLKLDDPVGAIAVHLACGIWGTLAVGIFGELASGSQFFSQLIGVGSYAAICIVSSFLIIFIMKKTVGIRVSEKEELEGLDAHEHGMDAYPDFRLNEH; encoded by the coding sequence ATGGAATTACTTACAATAAATAATGTATGGATGATGATCTGTACAGCCTTAGTTTTCTTTATGCATTTAGGATTTGCATTTTTAGAAATAGGGTTAACACGACAAAAAAACACATTAAACATTTTATTTAAAAACATATTTATTATTACGGTAGGTCTATTACTTTACTGTTTAGTAGGTTTTAATTTAATGTACCCAGGTGAATTTAATGGGTTTATCGGATTTGCTGGTTTTGGATTGGATGCGCCAGTAACAGCAGAAGGTGCTTTAGATTTAGCATATAATGAAGGGTATACGTATTGGACAGACTTCTTATTTCAAGGGATGTTTGCAGCAACAGCAGCAACTATTGTGTCTGGTGCAGTAGCAGAACGTATGAAGATTGGACCTTTTATGATTTTTACAATAATATATGTTGGATTAGTATATCCAATTGCTGGCTCATGGAAATGGGGAGGTGGATTTTTGGACAGTTTAGAAACGCCTTTTTATGACTTTGCAGGATCAACCTTAGTGCACTCTGTTGGTGGATGGGCAGCGTTAGTTGCTGTTTGCTTATTAGGTCCAAGAATTGGGAAATTTAAAAACGGAAAGCTTCAAGCAATTCCTGGACACAATATACCATTAGCAACTGCAGGAGTTTTAATACTTTGGCTTGGGTGGTTTGGGTTTAATGGTGGGTCTGTGTTATCTGCCGATCCAAGTTTAACATCGCTAACACTTGTAACTACTTGTCTTGCAGCAGCAGCAGGAGGTGTTGTAGCAGCTTTAGTATCTACGGTACTTTATAAAAACCTTGATTTAACTATGTTTTTAAATGGTATTTTAGGAGGATTAGTTGGTATAACTGCAGGAGCAGACCAAATGAGTCCAACAGATGCTATATTAATAGGAGTCATAGCAGGAGCAATAATTGTTTTTGCAGTATCATTAATAGATAAATTAAAACTAGATGATCCAGTTGGTGCAATTGCTGTGCATTTGGCTTGTGGAATTTGGGGTACTTTAGCAGTTGGTATTTTTGGAGAATTAGCTAGTGGATCGCAATTTTTTAGCCAGTTAATCGGTGTTGGATCTTATGCGGCAATATGTATTGTGTCTTCATTTTTAATTATTTTTATAATGAAGAAAACAGTTGGAATTAGAGTTTCTGAAAAAGAAGAATTAGAAGGACTTGATGCTCATGAGCATGGTATGGATGCGTATCCAGACTTTAGATTAAATGAACATTAA
- the argH gene encoding argininosuccinate lyase, translating to MKLWDKGISIDKKIEQFTVGNDREIDLHIAKYDVQASLAHAIMLESIGIISSEELQQLKIGLHAIAETIENGTFVIEASFEDVHSKIEYELTKSLGDVGKKIHTARSRNDQVLVALQLYYKENLKEINTKTKTFFDTLLGLAETHKDALLPGYTHLQVAMPSSFGLWFSAYAEVLIDDVYLLNAALKTVDQNPLGSAAGYGSSFPIDRELTTKELNFSTLKYNVVAAQMSRGKSERTIALALGSVCNTLARFAMDICVYNSQNFGFIAFPDELTTGSSIMPHKKNPDVFELIRGKANKIQALHAEMVLITNNLPSGYHRDFQLLKENIIAAIEDVKDLLDIFNYAIQQVIVKDIDLNDAKYQYLFTVDNINTLVVGGMPFREAYQKIGGEVESGTYVPDTSKKHTHVGSIGNLCLDGVRGKYPE from the coding sequence ATGAAACTCTGGGACAAAGGAATAAGTATCGATAAAAAAATAGAACAATTTACCGTTGGAAACGATAGAGAGATTGATTTACATATTGCAAAGTACGATGTGCAAGCGTCTTTAGCGCATGCAATAATGTTGGAGTCTATAGGCATTATTTCTTCGGAAGAATTACAACAGCTTAAAATTGGTTTACACGCTATTGCGGAAACTATAGAAAACGGAACCTTTGTTATTGAAGCGTCCTTTGAAGATGTGCATTCTAAAATTGAATATGAATTGACTAAAAGCTTAGGCGATGTCGGCAAGAAAATCCATACCGCACGTTCTAGAAACGATCAAGTTTTAGTAGCGCTTCAATTGTATTACAAGGAGAATTTAAAAGAAATTAATACGAAGACAAAAACGTTTTTTGATACCCTTTTAGGTTTGGCGGAAACGCATAAAGATGCATTACTTCCTGGTTATACACATTTACAAGTAGCAATGCCATCTTCTTTCGGATTATGGTTTTCTGCTTATGCTGAGGTTTTAATTGATGATGTATACTTGCTAAATGCAGCCTTGAAAACCGTAGATCAAAATCCGTTAGGTTCTGCAGCGGGTTACGGAAGTTCGTTTCCTATTGATCGAGAATTAACGACTAAAGAATTAAACTTTTCAACCTTGAAATATAATGTCGTTGCTGCACAAATGAGTAGAGGAAAAAGCGAACGAACTATCGCTTTAGCTTTAGGAAGTGTGTGTAATACATTAGCGCGTTTTGCAATGGATATTTGCGTGTATAATAGTCAGAATTTTGGCTTTATAGCCTTTCCGGATGAGCTAACGACAGGAAGTAGCATTATGCCACATAAAAAGAATCCAGATGTGTTTGAATTGATTAGAGGTAAAGCCAATAAAATTCAAGCTTTGCATGCCGAAATGGTGTTAATTACGAATAATTTACCAAGTGGTTACCATAGAGATTTTCAGTTATTAAAAGAAAATATTATTGCAGCAATTGAAGATGTAAAAGACTTATTAGATATTTTTAATTACGCTATTCAGCAAGTTATTGTAAAAGACATCGATTTAAATGATGCTAAGTATCAATACTTATTTACAGTAGATAATATTAATACATTGGTTGTGGGAGGTATGCCTTTTAGAGAAGCGTATCAAAAAATTGGAGGCGAAGTGGAAAGTGGAACTTATGTGCCAGATACCTCTAAAAAACACACGCATGTTGGTAGTATTGGTAATTTGTGTTTGGATGGGGTTAGAGGCAAGTATCCTGAGTAA
- the leuB gene encoding 3-isopropylmalate dehydrogenase: MKLNIAVLPGDGIGPEVTNQAIKVLKAIALEFDHTFLFKEASVGAIAIDKHNNPLPDNTLDLCQSSDAILFGAIGAPKYDNDPTAKVRPEQGLLKLRKELGLYANIRPVKAYDVLLDKSPLKQHIIEGTDISIYRELTGGIYFGEKYLSEDGNTASDLCEYSKHEIERIAHLAFKNAQNRKKKVTLVDKANVLETSRLWRKVVTDLAKDYPDVTLDFLFVDNAAMQMILNPKQFDVILTENLFGDVISDEASVIGGSIGLLASASIGDKYAMFEPIHGSYPQAIGKGIANPIASILSAAMLLEHFDLHEEANLIKEGVEKSLKLEITTPDLNTSYDNISTAKVGDFIADFISNPNDTNINFNNIHLGQSTII; encoded by the coding sequence ATGAAATTAAACATAGCAGTTTTACCTGGTGACGGTATAGGTCCAGAAGTAACTAATCAAGCAATCAAAGTTTTAAAAGCTATTGCTTTAGAATTTGATCACACCTTTTTATTTAAAGAAGCTTCTGTTGGCGCAATAGCAATTGACAAACACAACAACCCATTACCTGACAACACTCTAGACTTATGCCAGTCTAGTGACGCCATTTTATTTGGAGCTATTGGAGCCCCTAAATATGATAACGATCCTACAGCCAAAGTTAGACCTGAACAAGGCCTATTAAAACTAAGAAAAGAACTTGGTTTATACGCAAACATTAGACCCGTAAAAGCATATGACGTACTGTTAGATAAATCTCCTTTAAAACAACATATAATAGAAGGAACAGATATAAGCATATACAGAGAGCTAACAGGCGGAATTTACTTTGGTGAAAAATATTTAAGTGAAGACGGAAATACTGCGTCTGATTTATGCGAATATTCTAAACACGAAATTGAGCGTATTGCACATTTAGCCTTTAAAAACGCACAAAACAGAAAGAAAAAGGTAACACTAGTAGATAAAGCTAATGTTTTAGAAACGTCTAGATTATGGCGTAAAGTTGTTACTGATTTAGCAAAGGATTACCCAGATGTAACCTTAGACTTTTTATTTGTGGATAATGCTGCCATGCAAATGATTTTAAACCCAAAACAGTTTGATGTTATTTTAACCGAAAACTTATTTGGAGACGTTATAAGTGACGAAGCCAGTGTAATTGGCGGCTCTATTGGATTACTGGCATCAGCCTCCATTGGTGACAAATATGCCATGTTTGAACCCATACATGGATCATACCCACAAGCAATAGGAAAAGGGATAGCAAACCCAATTGCATCTATATTAAGTGCAGCGATGCTTTTAGAGCATTTTGACTTACATGAAGAAGCTAATTTAATTAAAGAAGGAGTTGAAAAATCTTTAAAATTAGAAATTACAACACCAGACTTAAATACGTCCTACGACAATATTTCTACTGCTAAGGTCGGCGATTTTATTGCAGATTTTATAAGCAACCCAAATGATACGAATATTAATTTCAATAATATTCACTTAGGACAATCTACGATTATTTAA
- the gltB gene encoding glutamate synthase large subunit → MLKKQGLYLPEFEHDNCGAGFICSLTGKRSNDIIHKALEILVKLEHRGAVSSDGVTGDGAGILIDIPHKFFKIFCEFDLPESGEYAVSNVFLPKKENQRQYCIDVFEKEIQNQGLKLIGWRDVPVNSTVLGEIAKVTEPFVKQIFIGKASESQTEREFNIKLYAARKIAEHTIYDSKLSESQFFYLPSLSTKIIIFKGLLMPEHINEYYLDLFNSALDTRLALVHQRFSTNTFPTWDLAQPFRYICHNGEINTVRGNVSRMFSREEIMESPLFGDDIKKIIPTILRGKSDSATLDMVVELLLMTGRSLPEAMMMLVPEAWEKNPHMSDSKKAFYEYNSCLMEPWDGPASIPFTDGNFIGAVLDRNGLRPSRYTVTKQGNVIMSSETGVVDIAPENIEFHGRLEPGKMFLVNMSEGRIVNDEEIKEEIAAKHPYRQWLNENLVHLRDIEAKEGHIKYDEIDLKKREVVFGYTEEDLNTIIRPMAQLGKEPIGSMGSDTPIAILSERPQLIYNYFKQLFAQVTNPPLDGIREELITDISLTLGSDVNIFDINAEHCKKLKIQNPVISKHDLDKIRDYDTNPDFKVESISMLYEVNRGLNELEVALENLVNKASKAIDNGANIIILSDRFVDKNHAPIPALLACSYLNHALHKLEKRSRISLIIESAEPREVHHFALLFGYGASAVNPYIVNEIVQEQINNADLSELDYLTAIKNYNKAVGKGILKVMNKIGISTLNSYRGSQLFECIGIKTSTVEKYFPNTPTRIQGIGLREIEQEIVKRHKRAFHKNTEPQIEVGGDYRWRRGQEKHMFNPLTVAKLQESVRTNKASTFKEFSDLVNDQSKNLMTIRGLFEFDQFDPIPLEEVEPWTEIVKRFKTGAMSYGSISKEAHENLAVAMNRIGGKSNSGEGGEDQERFYKSSQGDWRNSAIKQVASGRFGVTSNYLTSASEIQIKIAQGAKPGEGGQLPGPKVNPEIAKTRNSTPYVGLISPPPHHDIYSIEDLSQLIYDVKSANREARINVKLVSEIGVGTVAAGVAKAKADVILIAGFDGGTGATPLTSQKHTGLPWELGVAEAQQTLVMNDLRNRVVLECDGQLKTGRDVAIACLLGAEEFGFATAPLVASGCIMMRVCHLNTCPVGIATQNPDLRKKFKGKPEHVVNYMYFVAQELREIMAKLGFRTINEMVGQSQKLNRNKAIDHYKSSGIDLTPILHKVEVAEDVQLYNTYCQDHNLNVHLDFKIIKQAHQALFRRQKTNLAMPITNIDRAVGAVISNEISKIYGADGLPEDTIDIDFTGSAGQSFGAFATKGLKFTVHGNTNDYLGKGLSGAKLIIKVPEKCTIVPEDNIITGNVTLYGATSGEVYINGKAGERFCVRNSGAQAVVEGIGDHGCEYMTGGVAVILGTVGRNFGAGMSGGVAYVLDEKGTFKQNCNSEDLNIDPIENEADSLQLKQLIENHFEATGSPLAARILKDWSNYLPKFKKVLPEEYRQALVRLEQEQLELA, encoded by the coding sequence ATGCTAAAAAAACAAGGACTTTATTTGCCAGAATTTGAACACGATAATTGTGGTGCAGGATTTATATGTAGCTTAACGGGAAAACGATCTAACGACATCATCCATAAAGCTCTTGAGATTTTAGTAAAATTAGAGCATCGTGGTGCTGTCAGTTCGGACGGAGTAACCGGTGATGGTGCTGGTATATTAATTGATATTCCGCATAAATTTTTTAAGATTTTCTGTGAGTTTGATTTACCTGAATCTGGAGAATATGCAGTGAGCAATGTATTTCTTCCTAAAAAAGAAAATCAACGTCAATATTGTATTGATGTTTTTGAAAAAGAAATCCAAAATCAAGGTCTTAAATTAATCGGCTGGAGAGATGTACCAGTTAACAGTACTGTTTTAGGTGAAATAGCAAAAGTAACAGAACCTTTTGTAAAACAAATATTTATAGGAAAGGCTAGCGAATCACAAACCGAAAGAGAATTCAACATAAAATTATATGCTGCACGAAAAATTGCAGAACACACTATATATGATTCTAAATTATCAGAATCACAATTCTTCTACCTACCAAGTCTATCTACTAAAATCATAATATTTAAAGGCTTATTAATGCCGGAACATATTAACGAATATTATTTAGACCTATTTAACTCGGCTTTAGACACTAGATTAGCATTAGTACACCAACGTTTTTCTACCAATACATTTCCAACTTGGGATTTAGCGCAACCTTTTAGATACATCTGTCATAATGGAGAAATAAATACCGTTAGAGGTAATGTATCGCGTATGTTTTCTCGTGAAGAAATCATGGAAAGCCCATTATTTGGAGATGACATTAAAAAGATAATCCCTACTATTTTAAGAGGAAAATCAGATTCTGCGACATTAGATATGGTTGTCGAATTACTGTTAATGACGGGACGTTCGCTCCCAGAAGCAATGATGATGTTAGTACCCGAAGCTTGGGAGAAAAACCCACACATGTCGGATTCTAAAAAAGCATTTTACGAATACAATTCATGCCTAATGGAACCGTGGGATGGACCAGCTTCAATCCCATTTACAGATGGAAATTTTATAGGTGCTGTATTAGACCGAAATGGATTACGTCCTTCAAGATACACTGTAACAAAACAAGGAAACGTTATCATGTCTTCTGAAACCGGTGTTGTAGACATTGCTCCAGAAAATATAGAATTCCATGGTCGTTTAGAACCAGGAAAAATGTTTTTAGTAAACATGAGCGAAGGTCGTATTGTTAATGATGAAGAAATTAAAGAAGAAATAGCAGCAAAACACCCTTACAGACAATGGTTAAACGAAAATTTAGTCCATCTTAGAGATATTGAAGCTAAAGAAGGTCATATTAAATATGATGAAATTGATCTTAAAAAACGTGAAGTTGTTTTTGGATATACAGAAGAAGATTTAAACACCATTATTCGTCCGATGGCACAATTAGGAAAAGAACCTATTGGATCCATGGGAAGTGATACACCAATTGCTATTTTATCAGAAAGACCACAATTAATTTATAACTACTTCAAACAGTTATTTGCTCAGGTTACCAATCCGCCTTTAGACGGAATTAGAGAAGAGTTAATTACAGATATAAGTTTAACGCTTGGTAGTGACGTCAATATATTTGATATCAATGCCGAACATTGTAAAAAATTAAAAATTCAGAATCCGGTTATTTCTAAACACGATTTAGATAAGATTAGAGATTATGATACTAATCCTGATTTTAAAGTCGAATCTATTTCGATGTTATATGAAGTAAACAGAGGATTAAACGAGCTTGAAGTTGCATTAGAAAACCTAGTGAATAAAGCTTCTAAAGCTATAGATAACGGAGCAAATATTATTATTTTATCAGATCGATTTGTAGACAAAAATCACGCACCAATTCCTGCGCTTTTAGCCTGTTCGTATCTAAATCACGCTTTACATAAATTAGAAAAGCGCTCAAGAATTAGTTTAATTATTGAGTCTGCAGAACCTCGTGAAGTCCACCACTTTGCTTTATTATTTGGTTATGGTGCAAGTGCTGTAAATCCGTACATTGTAAACGAAATTGTTCAAGAACAAATAAACAATGCAGACCTTAGTGAATTAGACTATTTAACCGCCATTAAAAACTACAATAAAGCAGTTGGTAAAGGAATTTTAAAGGTAATGAACAAAATTGGGATTTCAACTTTAAACTCGTACCGTGGCTCTCAATTATTTGAATGTATCGGAATTAAAACCTCCACAGTCGAAAAATATTTCCCAAATACACCAACACGTATTCAAGGTATTGGCTTAAGAGAAATTGAACAAGAAATTGTTAAACGTCACAAAAGAGCTTTTCATAAAAATACAGAACCGCAAATTGAAGTTGGAGGAGATTACAGATGGAGACGTGGACAAGAAAAACACATGTTTAACCCATTAACAGTTGCCAAGCTTCAAGAATCGGTAAGAACCAATAAAGCATCTACATTTAAGGAGTTTTCAGACTTAGTAAACGATCAATCTAAAAACCTAATGACTATTAGAGGTTTGTTTGAGTTTGATCAATTTGACCCCATTCCTTTAGAGGAAGTAGAACCTTGGACAGAAATTGTAAAACGTTTCAAAACCGGAGCCATGTCTTATGGTTCTATTAGTAAAGAAGCACATGAAAATTTAGCGGTTGCGATGAACAGAATTGGAGGGAAATCTAATTCTGGTGAAGGAGGAGAAGACCAAGAACGTTTCTACAAAAGCTCACAAGGAGACTGGAGAAACTCAGCAATCAAACAAGTCGCTTCAGGGCGTTTTGGAGTCACTTCCAACTACCTAACAAGCGCAAGCGAAATTCAAATAAAAATAGCACAAGGTGCAAAACCTGGTGAAGGTGGACAATTACCTGGACCAAAAGTGAATCCAGAAATTGCAAAAACAAGAAACTCGACACCATATGTTGGTTTAATCTCACCACCACCACATCACGATATTTATTCCATTGAAGATTTATCGCAATTAATTTACGACGTAAAATCAGCAAATAGAGAAGCTAGAATTAATGTAAAACTAGTATCGGAAATTGGTGTTGGTACAGTAGCAGCAGGAGTTGCTAAAGCAAAAGCAGACGTTATCTTAATTGCTGGTTTTGATGGAGGGACAGGAGCAACACCTTTAACTTCACAAAAACATACTGGTTTACCTTGGGAACTTGGTGTTGCAGAAGCACAACAAACCTTAGTGATGAATGACCTAAGAAATCGTGTGGTTTTAGAATGTGACGGACAATTAAAAACAGGTCGTGATGTAGCAATTGCATGTTTACTTGGCGCGGAGGAATTCGGTTTTGCCACAGCACCTTTAGTAGCTTCGGGATGTATTATGATGCGTGTGTGTCATTTAAACACATGCCCAGTCGGAATTGCTACTCAAAATCCTGACTTACGTAAAAAGTTTAAAGGAAAACCAGAACACGTCGTTAACTACATGTATTTTGTAGCACAAGAATTACGTGAGATTATGGCTAAATTAGGATTTAGAACTATTAATGAAATGGTTGGACAATCTCAAAAACTAAACAGAAACAAAGCCATAGACCATTACAAATCTTCAGGAATTGACTTAACACCAATCTTACACAAAGTAGAAGTGGCAGAAGATGTGCAATTATACAACACCTATTGTCAAGACCACAACCTGAATGTACACTTAGATTTTAAAATTATAAAACAAGCACATCAAGCGTTATTTAGAAGACAAAAAACAAACTTAGCTATGCCTATCACAAATATAGATAGAGCAGTTGGAGCAGTTATAAGTAACGAAATTTCTAAAATTTATGGTGCAGATGGATTACCAGAAGACACTATAGATATTGATTTTACAGGTTCTGCAGGACAAAGTTTTGGAGCTTTTGCAACAAAAGGTTTAAAATTCACCGTGCACGGAAACACAAATGATTACCTAGGTAAAGGGTTATCCGGAGCTAAATTAATTATTAAAGTGCCAGAAAAATGTACCATTGTTCCGGAAGACAATATCATTACAGGAAACGTAACGTTGTATGGCGCAACCTCTGGAGAAGTTTATATAAATGGTAAGGCTGGAGAACGTTTTTGTGTTAGAAACTCTGGAGCACAAGCAGTAGTAGAAGGTATTGGAGATCATGGTTGCGAGTATATGACTGGTGGTGTTGCTGTTATCCTTGGTACTGTAGGTCGAAACTTTGGAGCAGGAATGAGCGGAGGAGTTGCTTATGTTTTAGATGAAAAAGGAACCTTCAAACAGAATTGCAATTCGGAAGATTTAAATATTGATCCAATTGAAAATGAAGCGGATAGTCTTCAGCTAAAACAATTAATCGAAAATCATTTTGAAGCAACAGGAAGCCCATTAGCAGCACGCATTTTAAAAGACTGGAGCAATTACCTTCCTAAGTTTAAAAAAGTGCTACCAGAAGAGTATAGACAAGCCTTAGTGAGATTAGAACAAGAACAACTAGAATTAGCGTAA
- a CDS encoding P-II family nitrogen regulator, giving the protein MKKVEAIIRKSKFSAVKNALHEVGVNFFSYWDVTGLGNEKEGHVYRGVSYSTSDIQRRYLSIVVNDDFEEVTIKAILESGSTGEVGDGKIFVSQVDEVYRIRTGAKGGNTLK; this is encoded by the coding sequence ATGAAAAAAGTAGAAGCAATAATCAGAAAATCTAAATTTTCTGCAGTTAAAAATGCATTGCATGAAGTTGGTGTAAATTTTTTCTCCTATTGGGATGTTACAGGATTAGGTAACGAAAAAGAGGGACATGTTTACAGAGGGGTTTCTTATAGCACAAGTGATATACAAAGACGCTATTTATCAATCGTTGTTAATGATGATTTTGAGGAAGTAACAATAAAGGCCATTTTAGAATCAGGATCGACTGGAGAGGTTGGTGATGGTAAAATATTTGTCTCACAAGTTGATGAGGTCTATAGAATAAGAACAGGAGCAAAAGGCGGAAACACTTTAAAATAA